The Anabas testudineus chromosome 5, fAnaTes1.2, whole genome shotgun sequence region TAGAGTAAGTGAGGAggtgttgttttgctgttttcactgtgaatcTGCTGTAGCCAGGAAAAACAATGGCAAGTTTTCATCcaaggttgttgttgtttggcgGTGTTTGGACTGAGCCTGAGCAGTGATTGGGAGAGAAGCGACAATAGGTCAATCAACCATTCAAGAACcggtttctacaaaaccagaaaatatataaaggagtgcacttctaacatattttgtgtgtctacatgcatgCAAGTCATATATGTgtacaaaaatgaacaaaatgtcgATATTGCTTATTATGGGCACTTTAAGTAATTGATTATATAACACTGAACTACAGTGTAACACGTTGTTTGTCAGTAGCAAATGCTTAGAGGCCCTAGAATGTTATGGTAATAACATAACCTAATAATGATATGGTAATGTTaagttttttattataataaagaaGGCCACTGggactaaaaacattttactgtgataatttctgtctgtttgcagagaaatttcagcagcagctttaacaTATTGACATCGTCACAATGCCACGACTCATTGTTGCTCTGATGATAGCTGCTTTGTCAACAGAGGACTACACTACCAGCAGTTGGAAATCTGCTTACTACAGTGAAGGTACAATCAGATATCTAATGGCTTGGAAAATCATTCTGCAGATACAGACAAATAATGCATGACATCAGATTACAGAATATTGTGTCATTGTCTAAAAGCAATTTGAgtcacaaaaaggaaaaagcctGTTAACATCTGGAAAACCTAGGCAGATTTTCTAGACAGACCAAGCTCAATTTATACCAAATATTGGAAAGAGTGCCCCTTTAATTCATATTaaagtttacattttacttattttttatttaagtaaattgatatttatgtttttaagtgCATACATTGACCTTGTTTTATGTATGCAATGTTTGTTTTGATCTTTGTTTGTCCTTTAGATCAGGAAATTCTGAAAGCCCTGAGAGATGTAAGCCATGCATCAATACCATTATCAGCAAAGACTGCAGTGAATTTACTTGCTGACAAGGTCCATTTTCCTAATAGAAGATTTTCCAGGACAGCCTGGTGGATCCTCCCTCAGACTATAAAGAAGCGTCAAGATATGTCTCCATACAATATCAACTCCTTTGGTCTACGTTATGGAAAATGACACCTGATGTCTGCAGTTATTCTGTGTTGAGACTTTAAAGATACaggttaaatattttatatttttattaaaactttttaaattaaatgtaattgaatTTAAGGCTCATTAAAATAATCCATAAAAGATTGTGTTTCCTTTGTGTGACTCAGAACAGAAGAAACTGGCAGCTACAATGTACAGATTTAAGCACAAATTATTAGCTCAAAGCAAATTCCAAAGTACGTCTTTAAAAATTTTCACAAACCACAGTGAAAAAGgacaacattttaaagaaacaaagcCCTCACCCAAGATATGAATAACAGCACACATACTTTTGACAggggacaaataaaaaatacaatattttgtcATCAATATcaggttttattcatttttgttcataAATTGTAACAAATTGACTTCCTTTGTGAGTATACAGAATATTTAGATTACAAACAAATACCATGGCTTTTAAGAATACAAAGAATACAAATGTAATCTAAATTAGAATGTTTGGTTCAACAAATgttccaaaacacacagattacaCAACCAACACATTGGTTTTCTTGGAAGTGCCGTTATCAGTTTGGACATGTGGTGAAGACGCAAGCGTAAAACAAGATAAAATTGCatctctttgtgtgtattttgtaatctttgtttcttctttgagcTGAACCACAACTTTTCCACTTATGCAACAagggttttcttcttttttatcttttcacttcTCAATGGTTTCAACATTCCTAATACTAAGAGAACCTTTAATacttaaaacaaaaatggaaataatcaaAACTATACTTTAtatactgaataaaaataaagagtaGAAAATCAACTGTTTTGTTCTAAAACTGTGCATACATCTGTTCCTTACAGTAGAGGGTATGTAATGTAGATTTTACTTATCTATCACTAAAGCACATACGGATAAAGCTGTAGCCATCTGTGTAGTAAAGTCtgaagtgctgtgaaaaaaaatgtgtttatgctttTAGATCCTGTAAGGGAAAAATAGTTTCCTAAACAGAATATCACATGTACACTTAAAAATGTTAAGAGCTATTTTCCAATTGTGATTAAAGCTTTAATTTATAGAGCCATGTTTTCCAGATCACTAAATACGTTCCTCATATAATTTTTGAAAAGTTAGCTGGTATTTAGCTGTTAATTACAATGACTTTCCAATAACAAAGACATCATACTTAAATGCTATATAATCATACTTGAATGCTATAAAATGTTACTAACTAACTGTCACATCTAGGATCCGACTCCTTGGCCGgtccatagtttctttggttgtgtaaagctgctttgtgacaatgacaATTCTTAAAAgcgctataaaaataaaattgaattgaatcgtGATGGATACTTACAGCGTGTGGCAGAAACGGTATATAAAGTGATATAAAGTAAGAGCAGGAAAGGGTCAGTGAGGGGCTTCACTGGGAAGTGCTTTCCCCAGCAGAGGAGTGTGTCTGTTTTGACTTCCAAAATGGCCAACTGCAGTTGGAATCACATGGTGACTGGTGACGCTGAGGAGTCATACAACATCAACAGTCTGGCGAGAGATAGATGTTAGCACAAGCACTTAATAGAAGTGAACCCTGATCTAGGCAGCCACCTACAGAATCCAAGTTGCTTCG contains the following coding sequences:
- the kiss1 gene encoding metastasis-suppressor KiSS-1: MPRLIVALMIAALSTEDYTTSSWKSAYYSEDQEILKALRDVSHASIPLSAKTAVNLLADKVHFPNRRFSRTAWWILPQTIKKRQDMSPYNINSFGLRYGK